A window of the Citrus sinensis cultivar Valencia sweet orange chromosome 9, DVS_A1.0, whole genome shotgun sequence genome harbors these coding sequences:
- the LOC102618314 gene encoding probable calcium-binding protein CML22 isoform X1, with protein MGTSHPCPPLKYLSNKVRGMLCHCGSQNKYARLDAKLEKKMIEVKKSSSGHSNFKSIDSVIVRFPQFKDGLKNIKSVFEQYDKDSNGTIDREELKKCLEELQLHLKEEEIEDLFKSCDIDGSEGIQFNEFIVLLCLIYLLTTPSSSSMSKMGSPQLKATFDAIVEVFLFLDKNGDGRLNKKDMVKTLNESYPREKSPAHVTRTRFEEMDWDRNGKVSFREFLFALISWIGIDNDEEIAEME; from the exons ATGG GCACATCTCACCCTTGCCCTCCTCTGAAGTACTTATCCAACAAAGTTAGAGGCATGCTTTGCCATTGCGGTTCACAAAACAAGTACGCAAGGTTGGATGCAAAGCTTGAGAAGAAAATGATTGAAGTTAAGAAGAGTTCATCTGGACATAGcaatttcaaatcaattgaCAGTGTAATTGTACGATTCCCTCAGTTCAAAGACGGACtgaaaaacattaaaagtGTCTTTGAGCAATATG ACAAAGACTCCAATGGAACTATTGACCGTGAAGAACTTAAAAAATGCTTAGAGGAATTGCAACTCCATCTTAAAGAGGAGGAAATTGAGGATTTGTTCAAATCTTGTGACATTGATGGGAGTGAAGGCATACAATTCAACGAGTTTATTGTTCTTCTCTGTCTGATCTATCTACTAACAACGCCCTCTTCATCTTCC ATGTCGAAGATGGGCTCACCTCAGCTCAAGGCCACATTTGATGCTATAGTTGaagtatttttgtttcttgataAAAATGGTGACGGAAGGCTGAACAAGAAAGACATGGTCAAGACTTTGAATGAATCTTATCCTCGGGAGAAATCACCTGCACACGTAACCAGGACTCGATTCG AGGAAATGGACTGGGACAGAAATGGGAAGGTTAGCTTCAGGGAATTCCTCTTTGCTTTGATCAGTTGGATTGGGATTGacaatgatgaagaaattgcAGAAATGGAGTGA
- the LOC102618314 gene encoding probable calcium-binding protein CML22 isoform X2: MLCHCGSQNKYARLDAKLEKKMIEVKKSSSGHSNFKSIDSVIVRFPQFKDGLKNIKSVFEQYDKDSNGTIDREELKKCLEELQLHLKEEEIEDLFKSCDIDGSEGIQFNEFIVLLCLIYLLTTPSSSSMSKMGSPQLKATFDAIVEVFLFLDKNGDGRLNKKDMVKTLNESYPREKSPAHVTRTRFEEMDWDRNGKVSFREFLFALISWIGIDNDEEIAEME; this comes from the exons ATGCTTTGCCATTGCGGTTCACAAAACAAGTACGCAAGGTTGGATGCAAAGCTTGAGAAGAAAATGATTGAAGTTAAGAAGAGTTCATCTGGACATAGcaatttcaaatcaattgaCAGTGTAATTGTACGATTCCCTCAGTTCAAAGACGGACtgaaaaacattaaaagtGTCTTTGAGCAATATG ACAAAGACTCCAATGGAACTATTGACCGTGAAGAACTTAAAAAATGCTTAGAGGAATTGCAACTCCATCTTAAAGAGGAGGAAATTGAGGATTTGTTCAAATCTTGTGACATTGATGGGAGTGAAGGCATACAATTCAACGAGTTTATTGTTCTTCTCTGTCTGATCTATCTACTAACAACGCCCTCTTCATCTTCC ATGTCGAAGATGGGCTCACCTCAGCTCAAGGCCACATTTGATGCTATAGTTGaagtatttttgtttcttgataAAAATGGTGACGGAAGGCTGAACAAGAAAGACATGGTCAAGACTTTGAATGAATCTTATCCTCGGGAGAAATCACCTGCACACGTAACCAGGACTCGATTCG AGGAAATGGACTGGGACAGAAATGGGAAGGTTAGCTTCAGGGAATTCCTCTTTGCTTTGATCAGTTGGATTGGGATTGacaatgatgaagaaattgcAGAAATGGAGTGA